The proteins below come from a single Candidatus Kirkpatrickella diaphorinae genomic window:
- a CDS encoding efflux RND transporter permease subunit, whose amino-acid sequence MNAIVVTALRRPLTFVVFSILILMFGILAIFKTPTDVFPNIKIPVVSVVWTYNGMLPEQFAGRIIYNFELNVTSTVNNIERMESNSYYGRGIVNIFFQPGTEIGEAMAEVTAISQTVIKQLPVNIPAPMVMKLDASSVPVISLQMTSDKQTPSDLFKLGVIGARPLLVTVPGAVVAHPYGGMDSFVMIALNQNQLRAHNLSSMDVQNAMRAQNIVLPAGDQKIDAIDWMVQTNATPQTMKEIGDIPVKRVGNAVIYIHDVANVYRGGHPQTNIVLVKGRQGVEIVVMKGGGASTLDVVDGVKKLLPRLRTILPPDVKVSVLTDASTFVKDSIKDVVQEMVTAALLTGLVVLLFLGSWRSTIIIATSIPLAILCSIIGLNWAGQTINVMTLGGLALAVGILVDDATVMIENIDTHLEMGKDLEVAIIDAANQIVIPTFVSTTCICIVWLPLLELDGVSGFLFLPMAEAIIFAMIASFILSRTLVPTMAKYLLAGHAGAEAHHGAPQPVSGQANFFTRFQRGFEARFSAFRDAYGALLGQLISHRRRFVTIFLGVSLSSLLLYTIAGRDFFPEPKSGMMQMHLRAPLGTRIEVAARIASMVENRIRTDLPGKVDSVVSNCGLPEGPHNQAFIPTPTIGTQDCDLTISLRDQESPVWDYRALLRKDLSAQFPGTVFTFQPADMTAKILNFGSPSPIDIQISGPDIRENFDYARSIIGKLRRIPGAADVVIQQSMATPTLQVEGDRTFSQATGLTEADMANNELMTLSGSSTVDPQFWLDPKDNVTFPLNVYVSQDQLTHLSDLLTIPVDKGDGDPNDQIQLLGAISHVTQVGTPGEVSHFNSMPDIDIYVSAEGTDLGSVLSGVQHVLSKTARSVPRSAAIDVRGQATTMHSAYSQLIFGLVVSVLLIYLLIVVNFQTWLDPFIIITALPGALAGIAWALFLTGTRLSVPALTGAIMCMGTATANSILVVSYARERIEIHGDALKAALEAGIGRIRPVLMTALAMIVGMVPMAISNSTNAPLGKAVIGGLLIATLSTLLFVPCVYAILHDRQPKSTETP is encoded by the coding sequence ATGAACGCTATTGTCGTCACCGCCCTCAGACGCCCTCTGACTTTTGTTGTCTTCTCAATCCTGATTTTGATGTTTGGCATTCTGGCGATTTTCAAGACGCCGACGGATGTTTTCCCGAATATCAAAATACCCGTTGTTTCCGTCGTCTGGACCTATAATGGCATGCTGCCGGAGCAATTTGCCGGGCGCATCATCTATAATTTTGAGCTCAACGTCACCTCAACCGTCAACAATATAGAGCGGATGGAGTCGAACTCTTATTACGGGCGCGGCATCGTCAATATATTTTTCCAACCAGGGACCGAGATCGGTGAGGCCATGGCCGAAGTCACGGCCATTTCTCAGACGGTCATCAAACAATTGCCCGTCAATATCCCTGCACCGATGGTCATGAAGCTCGACGCGTCTTCCGTGCCGGTGATCTCCCTGCAAATGACGTCGGACAAGCAAACGCCCTCCGACCTCTTTAAACTTGGCGTGATCGGTGCACGCCCTTTACTCGTCACTGTCCCAGGCGCCGTCGTCGCGCATCCTTATGGCGGCATGGATAGTTTCGTGATGATCGCCCTCAACCAGAATCAATTGCGGGCGCATAATCTCTCCTCCATGGACGTGCAAAATGCGATGCGCGCCCAGAATATCGTGCTCCCCGCCGGTGATCAGAAGATCGACGCCATTGACTGGATGGTGCAGACCAACGCCACGCCGCAAACCATGAAGGAAATCGGCGATATCCCCGTCAAGCGTGTCGGCAATGCGGTCATCTATATTCATGACGTGGCCAATGTTTACCGGGGCGGGCACCCTCAAACCAATATCGTCCTCGTCAAAGGGCGGCAGGGTGTCGAGATCGTCGTTATGAAAGGCGGTGGCGCGTCAACACTCGACGTGGTGGATGGAGTCAAGAAACTCCTCCCGCGGCTTCGGACAATTCTGCCGCCGGATGTCAAGGTCAGTGTGCTGACCGACGCCTCCACCTTCGTGAAGGACTCCATCAAGGATGTGGTGCAGGAGATGGTGACGGCCGCCCTGCTGACCGGTCTTGTCGTGCTGCTCTTCCTCGGGTCGTGGCGTTCCACCATCATCATTGCGACCTCGATCCCCCTCGCCATTCTCTGCTCAATCATCGGGCTGAACTGGGCGGGTCAGACGATCAACGTCATGACCCTTGGTGGGCTGGCACTCGCTGTCGGTATCCTCGTTGATGATGCAACGGTGATGATCGAAAATATCGATACGCATCTGGAGATGGGCAAGGATCTCGAAGTCGCCATTATCGACGCCGCCAACCAGATCGTCATCCCCACATTTGTCTCGACAACCTGCATCTGTATCGTCTGGCTCCCGCTCCTGGAGCTGGATGGCGTGTCGGGCTTTCTGTTCCTCCCGATGGCTGAAGCCATTATTTTTGCGATGATCGCCTCATTTATCCTCTCGCGGACGCTCGTCCCGACGATGGCGAAATATCTATTGGCGGGACATGCCGGTGCCGAAGCACATCATGGCGCGCCCCAACCCGTGTCAGGTCAGGCAAATTTTTTCACACGCTTCCAGCGCGGGTTCGAGGCACGTTTCAGCGCCTTCCGCGACGCTTACGGGGCGTTACTCGGACAACTCATCAGCCACCGGCGGCGCTTCGTGACAATCTTCCTCGGCGTTTCGCTTTCTTCCCTGCTGCTTTACACAATTGCGGGGCGTGACTTCTTCCCGGAGCCGAAATCGGGCATGATGCAGATGCATTTACGCGCCCCTCTAGGAACGCGCATCGAGGTCGCGGCACGGATTGCCTCGATGGTTGAAAACCGCATCCGCACGGACCTCCCGGGGAAAGTCGACAGCGTCGTCAGTAATTGCGGCCTGCCGGAAGGGCCGCATAACCAGGCCTTCATCCCGACCCCCACGATCGGCACGCAGGATTGTGACCTGACGATCAGCCTCCGGGACCAGGAATCACCGGTCTGGGATTATCGAGCCCTTTTGCGGAAAGATCTTTCAGCGCAATTTCCCGGGACGGTCTTCACCTTCCAGCCTGCCGATATGACGGCGAAGATCCTCAATTTCGGATCGCCCTCCCCGATCGATATTCAGATATCCGGGCCGGATATCCGGGAGAACTTCGATTATGCGCGATCCATCATTGGAAAATTGCGGCGTATTCCGGGTGCCGCAGATGTCGTCATACAGCAATCCATGGCCACCCCGACGCTTCAGGTGGAGGGCGACCGCACATTCAGCCAGGCAACAGGACTGACCGAAGCGGATATGGCGAATAACGAGTTGATGACCTTGTCAGGAAGCTCCACCGTTGACCCGCAATTCTGGCTTGACCCCAAAGATAACGTGACCTTCCCGCTTAATGTCTATGTGTCGCAGGATCAACTGACGCATCTGAGTGATCTGCTGACAATCCCCGTTGATAAAGGGGATGGTGATCCGAATGATCAGATCCAGCTTCTGGGGGCGATCAGCCATGTCACGCAGGTGGGCACGCCCGGCGAAGTCTCGCATTTCAATTCCATGCCGGACATTGATATTTACGTGTCGGCAGAGGGGACGGATCTCGGTTCGGTCCTGTCAGGCGTCCAGCATGTTCTGTCCAAAACCGCCAGGAGCGTGCCGCGCAGTGCGGCGATTGATGTGCGCGGGCAGGCCACGACAATGCACAGCGCTTACAGCCAGCTGATTTTTGGCCTGGTTGTGTCCGTCCTGCTGATTTATCTGCTGATCGTCGTCAATTTCCAGACCTGGCTTGATCCCTTCATCATCATCACCGCCTTGCCGGGGGCGCTGGCCGGGATTGCCTGGGCGCTCTTCCTGACGGGGACGCGTCTTTCCGTCCCCGCTCTGACGGGCGCCATAATGTGTATGGGCACGGCAACGGCCAACTCCATCCTCGTCGTCTCCTATGCACGTGAGCGGATTGAAATTCATGGCGACGCCCTGAAGGCGGCGTTGGAAGCCGGGATCGGTCGTATCCGCCCCGTCCTGATGACCGCACTTGCCATGATTGTCGGAATGGTTCCGATGGCAATCAGCAACTCAACCAATGCGCCTCTGGGTAAAGCGGTCATTGGCGGCCTTCTGATTGCAACGCTGTCAACGCTCCTTTTCGTCCCCTGTGTCTATGCCATTCTTCATGACCGACAACCTAAATCCACGGAGACCCCCTGA
- a CDS encoding helix-turn-helix domain-containing protein — MKGVKFTPRQVRIQFMKKKFLEQIAKSANISEAARVAGIDRGTAYNWRQADPDFNEKWEKILDHSDGAPVETCSEAES; from the coding sequence ATGAAAGGTGTCAAATTTACGCCGCGCCAGGTGCGCATTCAATTCATGAAAAAGAAATTTCTGGAGCAGATCGCGAAATCCGCCAATATCTCTGAAGCTGCGCGCGTCGCCGGGATTGATCGGGGCACCGCTTATAATTGGCGGCAGGCTGACCCGGATTTCAATGAGAAATGGGAGAAAATCCTCGATCACTCGGATGGCGCCCCGGTGGAAACATGCTCCGAGGCGGAGAGCTGA
- the hslO gene encoding Hsp33 family molecular chaperone HslO: protein MPASHPPSAAIPDIVINDAIQPFHLSGSPVRGRLVRLGGLADAILSRKALGAAAHLGGQALSLVAGMSAGLKFEGALSLQVKGDGPVSLLVADSTHDGAVRLYMRLAEDNRPHDLPEMEPRADIMFGKGYFAFTIDQGPKTDRQQGIVTLEGASLSEMAEHYFATSEQLPTLIRLFSRFQDGKWDAGALVLERIADEGGRESHDAAEDHWETAKTFAATLTAEEVFNPHLTHSALLYRVFGTLGVAVAPPRPARFGCRCAREKLLSVLRNFGDDDLDEMAENGVITMSCEFCGVDYRFDRNNIAPDPV from the coding sequence ATGCCCGCCTCTCACCCGCCTTCCGCCGCGATCCCGGACATCGTGATCAACGATGCCATTCAACCCTTCCACCTTTCCGGCAGTCCGGTGCGCGGGCGCCTCGTGCGACTGGGCGGGCTGGCGGATGCGATCCTCTCCCGCAAGGCCCTGGGTGCCGCCGCGCACCTTGGTGGGCAGGCGCTGAGTTTGGTGGCGGGTATGAGTGCCGGGCTCAAATTTGAGGGGGCTCTTTCCCTTCAGGTCAAGGGTGACGGGCCTGTATCGCTGCTGGTTGCGGACAGCACACATGATGGGGCCGTGCGCCTCTATATGCGTCTGGCGGAAGATAACCGCCCTCACGACCTGCCGGAGATGGAGCCGCGCGCTGATATCATGTTCGGAAAGGGATATTTCGCCTTCACGATTGATCAGGGCCCGAAGACGGATCGGCAACAGGGTATCGTCACTTTGGAAGGTGCGTCACTGTCGGAAATGGCCGAGCATTACTTCGCCACCAGTGAGCAGCTCCCGACATTGATCCGGCTTTTTTCTCGCTTTCAGGACGGAAAATGGGATGCTGGCGCGCTGGTGCTGGAGCGCATCGCCGATGAGGGCGGGCGTGAAAGCCATGACGCGGCGGAAGATCATTGGGAGACAGCCAAAACCTTCGCCGCGACGCTGACTGCGGAAGAGGTTTTTAACCCGCATTTGACGCATAGCGCCTTATTGTACCGTGTTTTTGGCACGCTTGGTGTTGCCGTCGCCCCGCCCCGTCCGGCGCGTTTCGGCTGTCGATGCGCGCGTGAAAAACTTTTATCTGTTTTGAGAAATTTCGGTGATGACGACCTTGATGAAATGGCTGAAAATGGCGTGATCACAATGTCATGTGAATTTTGCGGAGTAGATTATCGATTTGATCGCAACAATATCGCGCCTGACCCCGTTTAG
- the argF gene encoding ornithine carbamoyltransferase — MNNLAPVREQTGIRHFIDLRDLDASTLRAIIDVGASVKRMQSRRKFPLHPKQPLAGRNLGLMLEKPSTRTRISFEVGMGQLGGRTLILSPADMQVGRGESLADTARVLSRFLDALVVRTGDVETLRELTRWSSIPVINGLTPNSHPVQILADIMTFEEHRGPVAGTKWAWVGDGNNVATSLIEGAVRFDFSLDLATPPSLAPRSEVLDWARREGGRIRLFHDPEDAVKNADCVVTDTWTSMSDTDSEERLEALRPFQVSKHLMSQAASGALFMHCLPAHVGEEVSSEVFESAASVVFDEAENRLHAQKGLLLWCLGGKDWASAGLAS, encoded by the coding sequence ATGAACAATCTCGCGCCCGTCCGTGAACAAACCGGAATACGGCATTTTATCGATCTCCGTGATCTCGACGCCTCAACACTGCGTGCCATCATTGATGTTGGCGCGTCGGTCAAACGCATGCAATCGAGGCGGAAATTCCCCCTCCATCCGAAGCAACCCCTCGCCGGGCGCAATCTCGGCCTGATGCTGGAAAAACCCTCCACCCGCACGCGTATTTCCTTTGAGGTCGGTATGGGTCAACTGGGCGGCCGGACGCTTATTCTTTCACCCGCCGATATGCAGGTGGGGCGGGGTGAGTCGCTGGCGGACACGGCACGGGTTCTGTCGCGCTTTCTCGACGCGCTGGTGGTTCGGACCGGTGATGTCGAGACATTGCGGGAACTTACCCGATGGAGCTCTATCCCCGTGATAAATGGCCTGACGCCTAACTCGCATCCCGTGCAGATTCTTGCCGATATCATGACGTTTGAGGAACATCGCGGCCCGGTGGCTGGCACAAAATGGGCGTGGGTGGGGGATGGCAATAATGTTGCGACCTCCCTTATTGAAGGCGCTGTGAGATTCGATTTCTCGCTTGATCTCGCCACGCCGCCATCCCTCGCGCCACGGTCGGAAGTGCTGGATTGGGCGCGCCGCGAAGGGGGGCGCATCCGGCTTTTCCACGACCCTGAAGATGCCGTGAAAAACGCGGATTGCGTCGTGACGGATACGTGGACGAGCATGTCCGACACGGATTCAGAGGAGCGCCTGGAGGCTTTGCGCCCCTTTCAGGTTTCGAAACATCTGATGTCGCAAGCCGCGTCGGGTGCGCTTTTCATGCATTGCCTGCCCGCCCATGTCGGTGAGGAAGTCTCGTCAGAAGTCTTTGAAAGCGCGGCTTCCGTCGTCTTTGATGAGGCTGAAAACCGTCTCCATGCCCAGAAGGGCCTTCTACTCTGGTGTCTGGGGGGTAAAGATTGGGCCAGCGCCGGTCTTGCATCCTAA
- a CDS encoding aspartate aminotransferase family protein, which yields MSSALLPVFNRIDLSFERGEGCWLFASDGRRYLDFGSGIAVSSLGHGHEALVAAITEQARRVIHVSNLYRIPQAEILAEKLVANSFADQVFFCNSGAEANEGLIKMVRRFHAENGHPERQRLICFHGAFHGRTLATLAATGNENYLKGFGPPADGFDHVAFNNMNEVRAAITPQTAGILVEPIQGESGVKPLSTGFLKALRQTCDEYGLLLALDEVQTGIGRTGKLFAYEWEGISPDVISLAKGLGGGVPIGAILVKSHVGQAMTPGTHGSTFGGNPLACAAGNVVLDIVTHPGFLERVERTGRILSEKLGALCQHYGAVFTLARGRGLIWGLKCVPPVAEVMKVARGYGLLCTAAGDNTLRLIPPLIVSEAECAIALDALEKTAQHFTLSSTES from the coding sequence ATGTCGTCTGCTCTCCTGCCAGTCTTCAATCGTATTGATCTTTCTTTCGAGAGGGGTGAGGGCTGCTGGCTTTTTGCCAGTGATGGACGACGATATCTCGATTTCGGGTCAGGTATTGCTGTGTCTTCCCTTGGGCACGGACATGAAGCGCTTGTCGCGGCCATCACTGAGCAAGCCCGGCGCGTCATCCATGTTTCCAACCTTTACCGCATTCCGCAGGCCGAAATTCTGGCCGAAAAGCTTGTCGCCAATTCTTTCGCGGATCAGGTGTTTTTCTGCAATTCCGGCGCCGAGGCCAATGAGGGGCTGATTAAAATGGTGCGCCGTTTTCATGCGGAGAACGGCCATCCGGAGCGCCAGCGTCTGATCTGCTTCCACGGTGCTTTCCATGGCCGAACCCTCGCGACCCTCGCCGCGACGGGCAATGAGAATTATCTTAAAGGTTTCGGACCGCCCGCAGACGGGTTTGATCACGTGGCTTTCAATAATATGAATGAAGTCCGTGCGGCCATTACGCCTCAGACTGCCGGTATCCTCGTGGAGCCCATCCAGGGTGAGAGCGGTGTGAAGCCGCTTTCAACGGGCTTCCTGAAAGCATTACGCCAGACCTGTGACGAATATGGCCTGCTCCTCGCCTTAGACGAGGTCCAGACCGGCATCGGCCGCACGGGCAAACTTTTCGCTTATGAGTGGGAAGGGATCTCGCCCGATGTCATCTCTCTGGCGAAGGGCCTTGGCGGCGGCGTGCCGATCGGGGCGATCCTTGTGAAGTCCCATGTGGGGCAGGCCATGACGCCAGGCACGCATGGTTCCACCTTTGGCGGCAATCCGCTTGCCTGCGCGGCGGGGAATGTGGTGCTCGATATTGTCACTCATCCGGGTTTTCTGGAGCGCGTTGAACGCACGGGCCGCATCCTGAGTGAGAAACTGGGCGCTCTATGCCAGCATTACGGCGCTGTCTTCACCCTAGCGCGCGGACGCGGATTGATATGGGGCCTTAAATGCGTCCCCCCCGTTGCGGAGGTGATGAAAGTCGCGCGTGGTTACGGATTGCTGTGTACCGCAGCGGGTGACAACACCCTGCGTCTGATCCCGCCCCTCATCGTCTCGGAGGCGGAGTGCGCCATCGCCCTCGACGCGCTTGAGAAAACGGCACAGCATTTTACTCTTTCGTCAACGGAGTCCTGA
- a CDS encoding D-aminopeptidase: MAQHRKEERLIRQLPELYPGPGGAIAIVKDGQVRARESWGYINLERHIPFTPRATFRICSITKQFTCALLLDAFPEFSRLDEDVRHFLPRLEDPIPRIAHLAHNQSGLRDYWAMGMVMGALPDTLFSEDDARHIMMTTKTLQFTPGTSYSYCNQNFRLIGDIVARRLERDYASLMHHHVFSRYGMEHAFIAADTTSLPDGGTGYEGSVVTGFIPATNRVLWTGDAGIGASLDDMIAWELHIDRERDHPRGIYQRLSQPQHFIDGTPAPYGFGLRHFTFEGRKATGHGGGLRGWHSFRMHVPEDRLSVVVLFNHMSDASGAAHKLARAALGIDEVPPRQVASASSADTPSPGIFIDDAAGLAAQIFHGPSGRMLHYLHPPETCPELDEVPEDYFRTRISSEGEATIMHRPTEGRSVTLRRLEPYDGDGPDDRDILRGAYYCAENDSWLDITTDGPGLYGAFFGFLGKGPMSPIRRLGDDVFSMPCRRALDHAPPGDWTLEILDAREKEARHPASEIRVGCWLARNLRYRRVNAVFDRGM, from the coding sequence ATGGCCCAGCATCGCAAGGAAGAACGCCTGATCCGGCAATTGCCGGAGCTTTATCCCGGCCCCGGCGGTGCCATCGCCATCGTCAAAGATGGTCAGGTCCGCGCGCGGGAGAGTTGGGGCTATATTAACCTTGAACGTCATATCCCGTTTACGCCGCGCGCGACTTTCCGCATCTGCTCAATCACCAAGCAATTCACCTGCGCGCTTCTGCTTGACGCCTTTCCGGAATTCAGCCGCCTTGATGAAGATGTGCGGCATTTTTTACCACGGCTCGAGGACCCCATACCCAGGATCGCGCATCTCGCGCATAACCAATCCGGGTTGCGAGATTACTGGGCCATGGGCATGGTCATGGGTGCCCTGCCCGACACACTCTTCTCCGAGGATGATGCGCGTCACATTATGATGACGACGAAGACGCTGCAATTCACGCCCGGCACGTCATATTCCTATTGTAACCAGAATTTTCGCCTGATTGGCGACATCGTGGCACGACGTCTTGAACGCGACTACGCGTCTCTGATGCACCATCATGTTTTCTCCCGTTACGGTATGGAGCATGCGTTTATCGCGGCGGATACAACAAGCCTCCCGGACGGCGGAACGGGTTATGAAGGCAGCGTGGTGACCGGCTTTATCCCGGCGACAAACCGCGTTCTATGGACGGGCGATGCGGGGATCGGGGCAAGTCTCGACGATATGATCGCGTGGGAGCTGCATATTGATCGAGAGCGGGATCACCCGCGAGGCATTTATCAGCGATTATCTCAACCGCAGCATTTCATTGACGGGACGCCCGCGCCCTATGGTTTCGGGTTGCGGCATTTCACATTTGAAGGCCGCAAGGCAACCGGCCATGGCGGTGGGCTGCGGGGGTGGCACAGCTTCCGTATGCATGTGCCTGAGGATCGACTTTCCGTCGTTGTTCTCTTCAATCACATGTCAGACGCGTCCGGGGCGGCCCACAAACTTGCGCGCGCCGCACTCGGGATTGACGAGGTGCCGCCCCGGCAGGTCGCGTCCGCATCATCGGCCGACACGCCCTCACCTGGCATTTTCATTGATGATGCGGCAGGGCTCGCCGCACAGATCTTCCACGGCCCCTCGGGCAGGATGCTCCATTACCTTCATCCGCCAGAAACCTGCCCTGAGCTGGATGAGGTGCCGGAAGATTATTTCCGCACCCGTATTTCGTCCGAGGGTGAGGCGACCATTATGCACCGCCCCACTGAGGGCCGGTCCGTCACCCTGCGCCGTTTAGAGCCTTACGATGGTGATGGGCCGGATGATCGGGACATCCTACGCGGTGCGTATTACTGTGCCGAAAACGACTCCTGGCTTGACATTACGACGGACGGGCCGGGCCTTTATGGTGCTTTCTTCGGCTTCCTCGGGAAAGGACCGATGTCTCCGATCCGGCGACTGGGTGATGACGTCTTCTCCATGCCCTGCCGCCGCGCCCTTGACCATGCACCGCCCGGCGACTGGACACTCGAAATCCTCGATGCACGAGAAAAGGAGGCGCGTCATCCGGCTTCCGAAATCCGCGTCGGGTGCTGGCTGGCGCGCAATCTTCGTTATCGACGCGTTAACGCAGTATTTGACCGCGGCATGTGA
- a CDS encoding regulatory protein RecX, whose translation MRHVRAVGNKDAPDLRDVALRHLARFATTEKRLGEVLGRRIKRWAARAQSSGVEDEAVAAESARLHKSVPGIVSEMVRTGAVNDQSFSASRARALLRSGHSRRHATAWLQSRGVMPQDVAAGLEDALGGAEDGGANELAAALIFARKKRLGPFTSHKIAADGVEGGAPRRALAAFTRAGFSHGTACQALAFSYEEAMDAILKFRNI comes from the coding sequence ATGCGGCATGTTCGCGCTGTTGGCAATAAAGATGCGCCGGATCTGCGCGATGTAGCGCTGCGACACCTTGCGCGTTTCGCGACGACGGAGAAGCGCCTTGGTGAGGTGTTGGGGCGGCGCATCAAAAGGTGGGCTGCGCGCGCCCAGTCCTCCGGGGTGGAGGATGAGGCGGTCGCGGCGGAGAGCGCGCGGCTTCATAAATCCGTGCCCGGAATTGTTTCCGAGATGGTGCGCACCGGCGCTGTCAATGATCAAAGCTTCAGCGCCAGCCGTGCCCGCGCGCTTCTGCGCTCCGGCCATAGCCGCCGACATGCCACGGCGTGGCTGCAAAGTCGCGGGGTGATGCCGCAGGATGTTGCCGCGGGACTCGAAGATGCCTTGGGTGGCGCGGAGGATGGCGGGGCAAATGAACTCGCCGCTGCCCTCATCTTCGCCCGGAAAAAGCGCCTCGGGCCTTTTACCTCACATAAAATTGCGGCAGACGGAGTGGAGGGCGGTGCGCCGCGCCGCGCACTGGCCGCGTTCACGCGGGCTGGGTTCTCGCATGGCACCGCCTGCCAGGCTTTGGCGTTTTCTTATGAGGAGGCGATGGATGCCATTCTCAAATTCCGCAATATCTGA
- a CDS encoding CHAP domain-containing protein yields MGLLALTSCGHPTHFSRSDFDGKLQCAPYAREKTGVALRGRASSWWTQARGRYARTQRPSKNALLVFRSTSRIPSGHISIVRKIVSSRKILVEHANWEPGAIDKNVPVIDISKRNNWSLVRVYWKPIHRMGTGRYATYGFILPN; encoded by the coding sequence ATGGGGTTGCTGGCTTTAACATCCTGCGGACATCCAACCCATTTCAGCCGGTCAGATTTTGACGGAAAGCTTCAATGTGCGCCTTATGCGCGTGAGAAAACCGGCGTGGCTCTGCGCGGACGGGCATCATCCTGGTGGACACAGGCGCGGGGACGCTATGCAAGGACGCAGCGACCGTCCAAAAATGCGTTGCTGGTTTTCCGGTCAACCTCTCGCATCCCGAGCGGACATATTTCCATCGTGCGCAAAATCGTCTCCTCACGCAAAATCCTGGTCGAACATGCAAATTGGGAGCCAGGGGCGATCGATAAAAACGTTCCCGTAATCGATATTTCAAAGCGCAATAACTGGAGTCTGGTGCGCGTATATTGGAAGCCGATCCATCGTATGGGTACGGGAAGATACGCGACATACGGCTTCATCCTGCCAAATTGA
- a CDS encoding twin-arginine translocase TatA/TatE family subunit, protein MGSMSLIHWVVVVAVVLILFGGGGKISSIMGDFARGIKSFKKNMAEDESMSESAPPAGQITPPAPSDAAFLKDAQRADEAPVDRKPG, encoded by the coding sequence ATGGGAAGCATGAGTCTTATTCACTGGGTGGTCGTCGTTGCCGTTGTGCTGATTTTATTTGGCGGCGGCGGCAAAATCAGCTCCATCATGGGTGATTTCGCGCGCGGGATTAAATCATTCAAGAAGAACATGGCCGAGGACGAATCTATGTCTGAATCCGCACCGCCCGCCGGGCAGATCACGCCGCCTGCCCCCTCAGATGCAGCTTTCCTCAAAGACGCGCAGCGCGCGGATGAGGCGCCTGTGGACAGAAAGCCTGGCTGA
- the ribF gene encoding riboflavin biosynthesis protein RibF — protein sequence MSITEWCNVPPQSRGAAVALGNFDGVHRGHVHLLETLHGARPDLPLGAVTFEPHPREFFRPQDPPMRLMVPDIRARFLRQHHVTHIFQMSFNEAFSHIHPRAFVDDILCDGLGVRHVACGPDFAFGHRRTGDVPILGQWLEARGIGLTIVDPLADRGGPLSSSRIRRLLREGYPEKAEEELGRPWFISGTVIEGDKRGRQIGFPTANIALGQHLEPARGVYAVTIARPDVADAPIWAGVANLGRRPTINDGRVSQLEVHVFDFDGDLYGQTLEVSFHTLLREERKFENFAALAAQIGCDAETARAFLTARGFA from the coding sequence GTGTCGATAACAGAATGGTGCAACGTGCCCCCACAGTCACGCGGGGCGGCGGTCGCACTGGGTAATTTTGACGGTGTTCATCGCGGGCACGTCCATCTGCTCGAAACACTCCATGGTGCCCGACCGGACCTGCCTTTAGGTGCCGTCACTTTTGAACCCCATCCCCGCGAGTTTTTCCGCCCGCAAGATCCACCGATGCGTCTCATGGTCCCCGATATTCGTGCGCGCTTCCTCCGGCAGCATCACGTCACTCATATTTTCCAGATGTCATTTAATGAGGCATTTTCCCACATCCATCCGCGCGCCTTCGTTGATGATATTTTGTGTGACGGGCTGGGCGTGCGGCATGTTGCCTGCGGGCCGGATTTCGCCTTCGGCCATCGTCGAACGGGCGATGTGCCGATATTGGGGCAATGGCTGGAGGCGCGGGGTATCGGCCTGACGATTGTTGACCCGCTGGCGGATCGTGGCGGCCCCCTCTCATCCTCCCGTATCCGCCGCCTGCTGCGGGAAGGCTACCCCGAAAAAGCGGAGGAGGAACTGGGCCGACCGTGGTTCATCTCCGGGACGGTGATAGAAGGCGATAAACGCGGGCGGCAGATTGGTTTCCCCACAGCCAATATTGCCCTTGGTCAGCATTTGGAGCCAGCCCGGGGCGTTTACGCTGTGACCATCGCCCGACCGGACGTGGCGGATGCGCCGATCTGGGCCGGCGTCGCCAATCTTGGTCGTCGCCCGACGATCAATGACGGGCGCGTTTCTCAGTTGGAAGTACATGTTTTCGACTTTGATGGTGATCTTTACGGGCAAACGCTTGAGGTGAGCTTCCACACGCTTTTGCGGGAAGAGCGCAAATTTGAAAATTTCGCAGCTCTCGCCGCGCAGATCGGGTGCGATGCTGAGACGGCGCGGGCCTTCCTCACCGCACGGGGCTTTGCGTGA